Proteins from a genomic interval of Tiliqua scincoides isolate rTilSci1 chromosome 11, rTilSci1.hap2, whole genome shotgun sequence:
- the TTI2 gene encoding TELO2-interacting protein 2 isoform X1: protein MEQHHLWNSLQLDSLEEGEGFSKCPPVDQVLLQFLQLFASKGVQGAGSRAKAGMVRDLLAILEVADGQWLWGGCPPNTTLAALRDLVAALSQYAAPPRQEPDGEGHTGSETAVYAATADQAADVGLVFCSILAKVEAARGLEEPGTVDIGSVLHKIAGPLYVFAVTHAAEKPWSKPRSQTVAQELLGSLLQVSGCPSVPEFLRGSREGNDGWFAVVMRCLKPELTKETWQHNPAMKYVFSWTLQQVTRPWLGQHFESVLPPSLLLSDDYRTENKILGVQCLHHIIRNVPAADLYQFNRGQVVYHALFNHLYSKEAQPLQVVLPCLLDLLPILEKAPQQPARKSWTVTPLDKVLRLVLTHMEVEHQLALRRVYAKSLPAFVERLSIRIACHLKRLQQVIIGYLEVADGPEEEARLAILETLKQTIKHAWPRMTCRLAILLQALLRLMWDLTTDRSLTPEPVRALLLQGATDCLILLDRSSQGQVKTLLQGVYRSCPDEHLKEYLRKVQEEPASSLLASGSLLKS from the exons ATGGAGCAGCATcacttgtggaactccctgcaacTTGAcagcctggaggagggagaggggttCTCCAAGTGCCCCCCAGTTGATCAGGTTCTCCTGCAGTTCTTGCAGCTTTTTGcaagcaagggagtccaggggGCTGGCAGCAGAGCCAAGGCAGGGATGGTTAGAGACCTGCTTGCCATCCTAGAGGTGGCAGACGGCCAGTGGTTATGGGGAGGCTGCCCCCCAAACACCACCCTCGCTGCGCTCAGAGACCTGGTGGCTGCCTTGAGCCAGTATGCAGCGCCACCCCGGCAGGAGCCAGATGGAGAAGGGCACACAGGTAGCGAAACGGCAGTGTATGCTGCCACGGCCGACCAAGCAGCAGATGTTGGCCTGGTGTTCTGCAGCATCTTGGCAAAGGTGGAAGCGGCAAGAGGCCTAGAGGAGCCGGGCACCGTGGACATTGGCTCAGTCTTGCACAAAATTGCAGGTCCTCTGTATGTATTTGCTGTGACTCATGCCGCAGAGAAGCCGTGGAGCAAGCCCAGGTCACAGACTGTGGCTCAGGAGCTGCTGGGAAGTCTGCTTCAGGTATCGGGCTGCCCCTCGGTACCAGAGTTCCTCAGAGGCTCACGCGAAGGCAACGACGGGTGGTTTGCCGTGGTGATGCGGTGCCTGAAACCTGAGTTGACCAA AGAAACATGGCAACACAACCCTGCTATGAAGTATGTGTTCTCCTGGACCCTCCAGCAGGTCACCCGGCCGTGGCTTGGCCAACATTTCGAGAGCGTTCTGCCCCCATCACTGCTGCTGTCGGATGACTACCGCACAGAAAATAAGATCCTGGGAGTGCAGTGCCTGCACCATATCATTCGTAATGTG CCAGCAGCAGACCTCTACCAGTTTAACAGGGGCCAGGTTGTGTACCATGCCCTCTTCAACCATCTGTACAGCAAGGAGGCTCAGCCCTTGCAG GTTGTCTTACCATGTTTGCTGGACTTGCTGCCGATCCTGGAGAAGGCTCCACAACAGCCAGCCCGCAAGTCCTGGACTGTCACACCCTTGGATAAGGTGCTCCGACTGGTACTGACCCACATGGAAGTGGAGCACCAGCTCGCCCTGCGGAGGGTGTATGCCAAGAGCCTTCCTGCCTTTGTAGAGAG GCTCAGCATCCGGATAGCCTGTCACCTGAAGAGGCTGCAGCAGGTGATTATTGGATACCTGGAGGTTGCAGATGGACCTGAAGAGGAAGCCAGATTGGCCATTTTGGAGACACTGAAGCAGACCATAAAGCACGCCTGGCCCAG GATGACCTGCCGTCTCGCCATTCTTCTCCAGGCTTTACTGAGGCTGATGTGGGACTTGACCACAGATAGGAGTCTGACCCCTGAGCCAGTAAGAGCCTTATTGCTCCAAGGAGCCACCGATTGCCTCATCTTACTGGATCGCAGTTCCCAGGGACAGGTGAAG ACCCTCCTGCAAGGAGTCTACCGCAGCTGTCCAGATGAGCACCTTAAGGAATATTTAAGGAAAGTACAAGAGGAGCCTGCAAGCAGCCTCTTAGCCTCagggagtcttttgaaaagctGA
- the TTI2 gene encoding TELO2-interacting protein 2 isoform X2: MEQHHLWNSLQLDSLEEGEGFSKCPPVDQVLLQFLQLFASKGVQGAGSRAKAGMVRDLLAILEVADGQWLWGGCPPNTTLAALRDLVAALSQYAAPPRQEPDGEGHTGSETAVYAATADQAADVGLVFCSILAKVEAARGLEEPGTVDIGSVLHKIAGPLYVFAVTHAAEKPWSKPRSQTVAQELLGSLLQVSGCPSVPEFLRGSREGNDGWFAVVMRCLKPELTKETWQHNPAMKYVFSWTLQQVTRPWLGQHFESVLPPSLLLSDDYRTENKILGVQCLHHIIRNVPAADLYQFNRGQVVYHALFNHLYSKEAQPLQVVLPCLLDLLPILEKAPQQPARKSWTVTPLDKVLRLVLTHMEVEHQLALRRVYAKSLPAFVERLSIRIACHLKRLQQVIIGYLEVADGPEEEARLAILETLKQTIKHAWPRPSCKESTAAVQMSTLRNI, translated from the exons ATGGAGCAGCATcacttgtggaactccctgcaacTTGAcagcctggaggagggagaggggttCTCCAAGTGCCCCCCAGTTGATCAGGTTCTCCTGCAGTTCTTGCAGCTTTTTGcaagcaagggagtccaggggGCTGGCAGCAGAGCCAAGGCAGGGATGGTTAGAGACCTGCTTGCCATCCTAGAGGTGGCAGACGGCCAGTGGTTATGGGGAGGCTGCCCCCCAAACACCACCCTCGCTGCGCTCAGAGACCTGGTGGCTGCCTTGAGCCAGTATGCAGCGCCACCCCGGCAGGAGCCAGATGGAGAAGGGCACACAGGTAGCGAAACGGCAGTGTATGCTGCCACGGCCGACCAAGCAGCAGATGTTGGCCTGGTGTTCTGCAGCATCTTGGCAAAGGTGGAAGCGGCAAGAGGCCTAGAGGAGCCGGGCACCGTGGACATTGGCTCAGTCTTGCACAAAATTGCAGGTCCTCTGTATGTATTTGCTGTGACTCATGCCGCAGAGAAGCCGTGGAGCAAGCCCAGGTCACAGACTGTGGCTCAGGAGCTGCTGGGAAGTCTGCTTCAGGTATCGGGCTGCCCCTCGGTACCAGAGTTCCTCAGAGGCTCACGCGAAGGCAACGACGGGTGGTTTGCCGTGGTGATGCGGTGCCTGAAACCTGAGTTGACCAA AGAAACATGGCAACACAACCCTGCTATGAAGTATGTGTTCTCCTGGACCCTCCAGCAGGTCACCCGGCCGTGGCTTGGCCAACATTTCGAGAGCGTTCTGCCCCCATCACTGCTGCTGTCGGATGACTACCGCACAGAAAATAAGATCCTGGGAGTGCAGTGCCTGCACCATATCATTCGTAATGTG CCAGCAGCAGACCTCTACCAGTTTAACAGGGGCCAGGTTGTGTACCATGCCCTCTTCAACCATCTGTACAGCAAGGAGGCTCAGCCCTTGCAG GTTGTCTTACCATGTTTGCTGGACTTGCTGCCGATCCTGGAGAAGGCTCCACAACAGCCAGCCCGCAAGTCCTGGACTGTCACACCCTTGGATAAGGTGCTCCGACTGGTACTGACCCACATGGAAGTGGAGCACCAGCTCGCCCTGCGGAGGGTGTATGCCAAGAGCCTTCCTGCCTTTGTAGAGAG GCTCAGCATCCGGATAGCCTGTCACCTGAAGAGGCTGCAGCAGGTGATTATTGGATACCTGGAGGTTGCAGATGGACCTGAAGAGGAAGCCAGATTGGCCATTTTGGAGACACTGAAGCAGACCATAAAGCACGCCTGGCCCAG ACCCTCCTGCAAGGAGTCTACCGCAGCTGTCCAGATGAGCACCTTAAGGAATATTTAA